The Cyclobacteriaceae bacterium genome includes a region encoding these proteins:
- the nadC gene encoding carboxylating nicotinate-nucleotide diphosphorylase, whose translation MYPPYITSDSLKKFIQSALVEDIGDGDHSALGAIPENTKAKARLLIKDNGLLAGVELAERIFYEVDPSLKMEIFKMDGDNVAKGEVAFTVEGSARSLLSAERLVLNCMQRMSGIATYTQKLCRLIEGTSAQLMDTRKTTPNFRMMEKWAVLIGGGINHRFALYSMIMLKDNHMDMAGGIKAAIGNTKEYLKNTGRNLRIEVETRNLDEVKEVLAVGGIDIIMLDNMNIEQMKSAVKLIDGKYKTEASGGITEETLRNVAECGVDYISVGALTHSVKSMDLSLKVINSQ comes from the coding sequence ATGTATCCCCCCTACATCACTTCAGATTCACTGAAAAAGTTTATTCAATCCGCGCTGGTGGAAGATATTGGTGATGGAGATCATTCAGCCTTGGGTGCAATACCTGAAAACACAAAAGCCAAGGCAAGGTTATTAATAAAAGACAACGGTTTGTTGGCAGGTGTCGAGCTTGCTGAAAGGATCTTTTATGAAGTTGATCCTTCACTTAAAATGGAAATCTTCAAAATGGATGGTGATAACGTGGCAAAGGGGGAAGTTGCCTTTACTGTTGAGGGTTCTGCCAGATCACTTTTATCTGCTGAAAGACTTGTCCTGAATTGCATGCAAAGAATGAGTGGCATCGCAACGTACACTCAAAAGCTTTGCCGCCTGATCGAAGGAACAAGCGCTCAATTGATGGACACACGAAAGACAACTCCGAATTTCAGGATGATGGAAAAGTGGGCTGTTCTTATTGGTGGTGGAATAAACCATCGCTTTGCTCTTTATAGTATGATAATGCTAAAAGACAATCACATGGATATGGCCGGAGGAATAAAAGCGGCAATCGGAAATACGAAAGAGTACTTGAAAAACACCGGCAGAAATCTCCGGATTGAAGTTGAGACACGAAATCTTGATGAAGTGAAAGAGGTACTGGCGGTTGGTGGAATTGACATTATTATGCTTGACAACATGAATATTGAGCAAATGAAATCTGCCGTAAAGCTCATTGATGGAAAGTACAAAACTGAAGCAAGTGGCGGGATCACAGAAGAAACTCTCAGGAATGTGGCTGAGTGTGGCGTCGATTATATCTCAGTGGGAGCATTGACACACTCCGTGAAAAGTATGGACCTTAGCCTTAAAGTGATCAATTCCCAGTAG
- a CDS encoding YcxB family protein: MIIKTKNYRLDKQQYIKMALKSILLKMWWAIPIAVAICLLYLWIPSFWWIAGGVLAYGLFVLFWLIQFYGVTQLEQGKMLFEKFSYEINSQQILMKLNAREGMPLKWGQIQRAEVGKDYYLLFVNKAQLIHLPFKIFNTDNERKFLTSILRTKGLIK; encoded by the coding sequence ATGATTATTAAGACCAAGAATTATCGCCTCGATAAGCAACAATACATCAAAATGGCGCTGAAAAGCATTCTTTTGAAAATGTGGTGGGCGATTCCTATTGCTGTAGCGATCTGCCTTCTTTACTTGTGGATTCCAAGCTTCTGGTGGATTGCAGGGGGAGTGTTGGCCTATGGATTATTTGTACTTTTCTGGCTCATCCAGTTCTACGGTGTTACTCAGCTCGAGCAGGGGAAAATGCTTTTCGAGAAATTTTCATATGAGATCAACAGTCAGCAGATATTAATGAAACTTAATGCCCGTGAAGGGATGCCGCTGAAGTGGGGTCAGATTCAGCGTGCTGAGGTTGGGAAGGATTACTATTTACTTTTTGTCAACAAAGCGCAACTGATTCACCTCCCTTTCAAGATATTCAACACAGACAATGAACGTAAATTCCTCACAAGTATTCTGAGGACAAAAGGTCTGATAAAGTAA
- a CDS encoding RecX family transcriptional regulator: MIEADDSQPRRKKIYTPAAAFEKISNYCAYQERSHKEVRNKLYEYGLHRGDVDEILSRLITDGFLNEERFAKAFAGGKFRMKKWGRNKIVHELEAKGVTSRCIQKGLLEIENAEYSKTLRVLLKKKFDQTKDENLFKRRDKTARFAIGKGYESELVWGILKEISAP; the protein is encoded by the coding sequence ATGATTGAGGCAGACGATTCACAACCCAGGAGAAAGAAAATTTATACTCCTGCTGCTGCCTTTGAAAAAATCTCAAACTATTGTGCTTATCAGGAACGTTCGCACAAAGAAGTTCGTAACAAACTTTATGAGTATGGATTGCATCGTGGCGACGTAGATGAGATATTATCACGACTCATCACCGATGGTTTCCTGAATGAAGAACGTTTCGCCAAAGCATTTGCAGGTGGAAAGTTTCGAATGAAGAAGTGGGGGCGAAATAAAATTGTCCATGAACTGGAAGCAAAGGGTGTTACTTCCCGATGTATTCAAAAAGGTCTTCTCGAAATTGAAAATGCGGAATACTCAAAAACTCTTCGGGTGCTTCTGAAAAAGAAATTTGATCAGACTAAAGACGAAAATCTCTTCAAAAGACGTGATAAAACAGCCCGCTTCGCAATTGGAAAGGGATACGAATCAGAACTGGTTTGGGGAATTCTAAAGGAAATTTCAGCCCCTTAA
- a CDS encoding 2,3-bisphosphoglycerate-independent phosphoglycerate mutase, producing the protein MNRKVLLMILDGWGIATNKKVSAVDHAKTPYMNSLFTKYPHSKLEASGLAVGLPAGQMGNSEVGHMNIGAGRIVYQDLVKINKAVDDKELDANAVLIDALKYAKANNKAVHLIGLLSDGGVHSHIKHLEGLCTIAHNNNITKLFIHAFTDGRDTDPKGGVAYLTDLQNHLNKTTGKIASVIGRYYAMDRDKRWERVKLAYDLMVKGIGEKSTNVIDAVKKNYDAGVTDEFIKPVVAADASGNPIAVIQEGDVVICFNFRTDRGREITEVLTQSDFPEQGMKKLNLYYVTMANYDDSFQNVKVIFDKDNLLNTLGEVIARAGKKQIRIAETEKYPHVTFFFNGGREEAFTGESRILCPSPKVATYDLKPEMSAADIRDKIIPELEKKEVDFICLNFANPDMVGHTGVFEAAVKAVEVVDQCNEAVTEVARKNGYSVIVIADHGNAELMLNEDGSPNTAHTTNLVPCIFVDDEYKGKIKDGKLGDLAPTILKILQVPIPAEMNGNILIEA; encoded by the coding sequence ATGAACAGGAAAGTGCTGCTGATGATTCTGGATGGCTGGGGGATCGCAACAAACAAAAAAGTCTCTGCGGTAGATCACGCGAAGACTCCTTATATGAATTCTCTTTTTACAAAATATCCCCACAGTAAGCTGGAAGCTTCCGGACTTGCAGTAGGTCTTCCGGCCGGACAGATGGGTAACTCTGAAGTGGGTCACATGAACATCGGCGCGGGACGTATTGTCTATCAGGATCTCGTCAAGATCAATAAAGCTGTAGATGATAAAGAACTGGACGCTAATGCAGTCTTAATCGATGCTTTGAAATATGCCAAAGCAAATAATAAGGCTGTTCATTTAATTGGACTTTTATCAGATGGCGGTGTTCACTCTCATATAAAACATCTTGAAGGTTTATGTACCATCGCTCATAACAATAATATTACAAAGCTTTTTATCCATGCCTTTACGGATGGCCGTGATACAGATCCCAAAGGTGGAGTAGCCTATTTGACCGATCTTCAAAATCATCTCAATAAAACCACAGGCAAGATTGCGAGTGTGATCGGTCGTTACTATGCAATGGATCGCGATAAGAGATGGGAACGCGTGAAGCTTGCTTACGATCTGATGGTAAAAGGTATAGGCGAAAAATCAACAAATGTTATTGACGCCGTAAAGAAAAATTATGATGCAGGTGTAACTGATGAGTTCATTAAGCCTGTAGTAGCAGCAGACGCTTCTGGAAATCCTATTGCTGTGATTCAGGAAGGTGATGTTGTTATCTGTTTCAATTTCCGTACTGATCGGGGAAGAGAGATCACAGAGGTATTGACACAATCTGATTTTCCAGAACAGGGAATGAAGAAACTGAATCTCTACTATGTAACGATGGCAAATTATGATGATTCCTTTCAAAATGTAAAGGTGATCTTCGATAAAGACAATTTGCTTAACACTTTAGGCGAAGTGATTGCACGCGCCGGCAAAAAGCAAATCCGAATTGCTGAAACGGAAAAATATCCTCACGTAACTTTTTTCTTTAACGGTGGCCGTGAGGAAGCATTTACAGGAGAGAGCAGGATCCTTTGTCCATCACCAAAAGTGGCAACCTATGATCTTAAACCTGAAATGAGTGCAGCAGACATTCGAGACAAGATCATTCCTGAGCTGGAAAAGAAAGAAGTTGATTTCATCTGTTTGAACTTTGCCAATCCGGACATGGTTGGACATACAGGTGTGTTTGAAGCTGCTGTAAAGGCTGTGGAAGTTGTGGATCAGTGTAATGAGGCGGTAACTGAAGTTGCGAGAAAGAATGGATACTCTGTTATCGTTATTGCTGATCACGGAAATGCCGAGTTAATGCTAAACGAAGATGGTTCACCAAACACAGCTCATACCACCAATCTTGTTCCCTGTATTTTTGTTGATGACGAATACAAGGGTAAAATAAAAGATGGTAAGCTGGGGGATCTCGCTCCTACAATTTTGAAAATATTACAGGTACCAATTCCCGCCGAGATGAACGGGAACATTTTAATCGAAGCGTGA
- a CDS encoding YHS domain-containing protein, protein MKLAGLVLVFAIAGGTFAFAQSDDARKKNFNVKKTIAIEGYDPVSYFDNRPLEGESDIKTEYKGITYLFASTANLNKFKASPEKYEPAYGGWCAFAMGENGEKVKIDPETYKIMDGKLYLFYNFWGNNTLTDWNKSEKSLKAKGDQNWKKFIP, encoded by the coding sequence ATGAAATTGGCTGGACTGGTGCTGGTATTTGCTATCGCAGGTGGAACTTTTGCTTTCGCACAGAGCGATGATGCACGAAAGAAGAATTTTAATGTAAAAAAGACCATTGCTATTGAGGGCTATGATCCGGTAAGCTATTTTGACAACAGACCTTTGGAAGGCGAATCAGATATAAAAACAGAGTATAAGGGCATAACATATCTTTTTGCCTCAACGGCTAACCTCAACAAATTCAAAGCCTCTCCGGAAAAATACGAACCTGCATATGGTGGGTGGTGTGCATTCGCAATGGGTGAAAACGGTGAGAAAGTTAAGATTGATCCGGAAACCTATAAGATCATGGACGGGAAGCTTTATCTCTTTTATAATTTCTGGGGGAACAATACCCTGACAGATTGGAATAAAAGTGAGAAGAGCCTGAAGGCAAAAGGGGATCAGAACTGGAAGAAATTTATACCATAA
- a CDS encoding DUF4783 domain-containing protein, with amino-acid sequence MKHLAILWGLFLLSGSPVQAQSEIFNPMKDAIKVSDAAALVKSFAPSVDINLEGNINAYSKAQSEFVLKEFFKKHPVTDFSIVHMGASKGGLQFSIGRYISGTDTYSVLIRVRQVGEEYLVQQISFVKE; translated from the coding sequence ATGAAGCATTTAGCTATTTTGTGGGGGTTGTTTTTGTTGTCAGGATCACCCGTTCAGGCGCAATCGGAGATTTTTAATCCTATGAAGGATGCTATTAAGGTCAGCGATGCTGCGGCCCTGGTAAAGTCGTTTGCTCCATCCGTAGACATAAATCTTGAAGGAAATATCAACGCATATAGTAAGGCTCAATCTGAATTCGTTTTAAAAGAATTCTTCAAAAAACATCCTGTTACTGATTTCAGCATTGTTCACATGGGTGCATCCAAAGGAGGACTTCAGTTTTCAATCGGACGCTATATCAGCGGTACTGATACTTATAGTGTATTGATCCGTGTTCGTCAGGTGGGTGAGGAATATCTTGTCCAGCAGATATCTTTTGTAAAAGAGTAA
- a CDS encoding LysE family transporter: MAYVTAFLLGFFFSFIGSIPPGTLNLTVLQLGLEKRIQTALRFSLAVAIVEYPYAWIGVHFEYLISSSPIIVQHFELIAAAVMLALAVFNLLPDRKPTGFAKKFSESGFRRGLVLSILNPMAIPYWMAFTAYMKLHGWIELSSPLMLHVYVFGTALGAMALLSLLIFFANRLAPYVQGSKWVKIIPGLVLLALGLYALFRYFFI; this comes from the coding sequence ATGGCTTACGTAACTGCTTTTTTACTTGGTTTTTTTTTCAGTTTCATTGGCTCGATACCTCCCGGCACTCTCAACCTTACGGTTTTACAGTTAGGCCTCGAGAAAAGAATTCAGACCGCACTACGATTCTCTCTCGCCGTGGCAATAGTAGAATATCCTTACGCCTGGATTGGTGTTCATTTTGAATATCTTATTTCTTCTTCACCTATTATCGTTCAACATTTTGAATTGATTGCAGCGGCAGTTATGCTGGCTCTTGCGGTTTTCAATTTATTACCAGACAGAAAACCAACAGGTTTTGCAAAGAAATTCAGCGAAAGCGGATTTCGAAGAGGCCTTGTTCTAAGTATTCTCAATCCAATGGCAATTCCCTATTGGATGGCCTTTACAGCATATATGAAATTGCATGGATGGATAGAGCTAAGCTCTCCATTGATGCTTCATGTTTATGTTTTTGGAACAGCGTTAGGTGCAATGGCTCTATTGTCACTTTTAATATTCTTTGCGAATAGACTGGCACCTTATGTTCAGGGCAGCAAATGGGTAAAGATCATTCCAGGATTGGTACTGTTAGCCCTTGGATTGTATGCCCTTTTCAGATATTTCTTTATCTGA
- a CDS encoding DNA-3-methyladenine glycosylase I — MDDKKFRCPWCLKFEKYVRYHDEEWGVPVHDDKTHFEFLVLEGAQAGLSWSTILNKREGYSKNFANFDAVKVSKFTPARIEKILLDPSIVRNRLKVMATVNNAKRFLEVQKEFGSFDRYIWQFVNGKPIINKPKHLGEIRPTSKESDALSKDLIKRGFKFVGSTVIYAHMQACGLVNDHLVDCHRYKQTIRLK, encoded by the coding sequence ATGGACGACAAAAAATTCCGATGCCCCTGGTGTCTTAAATTCGAAAAGTATGTGCGTTATCATGATGAAGAATGGGGCGTACCTGTTCATGATGATAAAACTCATTTTGAGTTTCTTGTTTTAGAAGGAGCACAAGCGGGTTTGAGTTGGTCAACCATTCTCAACAAGCGCGAGGGGTACAGCAAGAATTTTGCAAACTTTGATGCAGTGAAGGTTTCTAAATTCACACCCGCACGAATTGAGAAGATTCTACTGGATCCTTCCATTGTGCGCAACCGACTGAAGGTGATGGCCACTGTCAATAATGCAAAACGATTTCTGGAGGTTCAGAAAGAATTCGGAAGCTTTGATCGCTACATCTGGCAGTTTGTAAACGGAAAGCCAATCATCAATAAGCCAAAACATCTTGGTGAGATCAGGCCTACCTCAAAAGAATCAGATGCGCTGAGTAAGGATTTGATAAAAAGGGGATTCAAGTTTGTGGGCAGCACCGTTATCTATGCTCACATGCAGGCTTGCGGTTTGGTCAATGATCACCTCGTCGACTGTCATCGCTATAAGCAAACCATTCGTCTCAAGTAA
- a CDS encoding DinB family protein: MQLSNACTSILNQLEDILRQLDEADFTRPSASLSKSTIGQHIRHTLEFFLCLEEGFKIGVVNYDKRAHDKLIETDKFIALNAIQRIGDFIINQKHDHALKLEVGYERDSEECLSIQTNYFRELTYNIEHAVHHMAIMKIGLREVAPYVTFPSDFGVAISTIRHQEAMVIVAESE; encoded by the coding sequence ATGCAGCTTTCAAACGCCTGTACAAGCATTCTTAATCAACTTGAAGACATCCTTCGCCAATTGGACGAAGCAGACTTTACGCGTCCTTCAGCGTCCTTAAGTAAGTCTACGATCGGACAGCACATTCGTCACACTCTGGAGTTCTTCCTATGCCTTGAAGAGGGATTTAAAATAGGAGTAGTTAATTATGATAAACGGGCTCATGATAAACTGATTGAGACCGATAAGTTTATTGCACTTAATGCTATTCAAAGAATTGGTGATTTTATCATCAATCAAAAACATGACCATGCACTTAAGTTAGAAGTTGGCTATGAACGCGATAGCGAAGAATGCCTATCGATTCAAACCAATTACTTTCGTGAGCTTACGTATAATATTGAGCATGCCGTTCATCATATGGCAATCATGAAAATTGGCCTTCGGGAAGTTGCGCCATATGTCACCTTTCCTTCTGATTTTGGAGTTGCCATCAGTACCATTCGACATCAGGAAGCAATGGTGATTGTTGCAGAGTCAGAATGA